A window of Xenopus laevis strain J_2021 chromosome 1L, Xenopus_laevis_v10.1, whole genome shotgun sequence genomic DNA:
TTTCAGCTATGACTCCTGATGATATATATGAACTGTATGAAGAGAAATGTTGAGTGTACACAGCAAGATGCGTCCTTTTTCAACTTGCAACTGAatgaaaaaatctaatcactgactCATTTCTATGGGTTCCTTTCCaagagaaaatttgcccagtggtaATAAATGAACCCTTAAAGTGTATTATTCTTTTACTTGTGAAAAGATACAATAGGGACAATCCATTAGATAAGCGGAAAGGATgttccatcttaaaggagaagggaaggttccccTCCCGaagattgtaatgacttacctgatattCCTAACTGGTGCTCCTGGGCTTTCTGTTAGCACAAAACTGCACCAGACCAGGGCATTTGgtgatcctcttcctcccttttTCTTTCCTAAAAATCCTACAGCTGAggcatgtgcagtaaagtgaaaatGTGAGCATTTTTGTTTGCGTCCAACTCTTAGCTCCAAGAATGGAGGAAGAGGATTGTTTGAAGTACCCTGTATCAGGTAAATGATTACAATCCtgggggggtgccctaacatttggcacccccaattgattggacctttccttttcttttaagatATGAAAAAGCATTTTACAGTGAAGACTGTAACGTTTTGAAATTCTCATCCCGGGGCTGTTGTGATGACAAATGAATTAGTCAGTTTAAAGAGAGTATTGGATGCCTTTTTAGAATAAGAAATgatacttaaaaatcatttacatcTGTGTAATGGGGGTATCACTGTACACCCTACTTCATACAGGTTACAAACTGATTCTCACCTTGAAGATTATTCTCCTAACGTTATTAGTTGACTTGTAAATTTATGTTCTACACACCATTCCACTGGTTGTtgaaattcactcaaaaaaaaaagcctactcatttttaataattcattttaattctaactcgtctgaaaataaagatttatGTTGAAGGAGAGAAAAAAGCGAAAATTGTAGAAAATGAAGTGAGAGGAAGAGAATGTGTTTGGCAGGATAATGTATACAGTTGCCCCCATACTCACAGGGAGAGCAGGAAACAATGAGGAAGAGGCCTGAAGGTAACCAAGACTAGAGAATTCTGTATTTTGATGCTCAGAATTAGTGTGACATCAAATGCTGAGATTGTAGACTGGAGGAATGTGTGATACTGGCCTTGTCTCTGTTTGTAAATGATTTCACTCATTTAATAAGTaatgcaacaataaaaatgtgcataaactGTCTGAGTTTACACATAAGACATAATGAAGTCTTGTAAAAAGTTCACTATAGCTAGTAATGTTTTAGCCCAAAAAACTCGACTTATTCTAGCTGAGGTCATAATAAAGTTGAAAAGAACATTTATCACATCCAACCCAAACTGATAATTCCTGCTTTGTTATtagtacattttaattatattcctgcatgcagggtcagaactaggagAAGGCAGAAGAGGCGCATGACTAGGGTGTGGGGAGGCTCCAAGCTCTTATGTCGCCCACCCCAGTCCAGGCCCTTGTGTCTCCCAACTGCCCTCTCTTCTTATACTACTTCCCAACACATCTGCTCTCACTTACAGCCCACAAAGTTTTTGCTCTAAGACCCTCTTCCCTGCCTTGTTTCATACCACATTTTGCCTAGTATCTCTACATATAAGAATACAAAGTGTACTTCAGTTAAGGTAAAGAAAGTGCAAAGACAGAAAAAATAGACAAATAAGGCAACAgagaacattttattatttgtagattaTCTGTGCAGAACAAATTGAATATTGAGTGTTGCGCATTAAAATGTaaagatcagaaaaaaattagaacataGCTTTGGAAAATACAAAGGTGCATGAGAATAGgacatttttgttataaaataagtacaggtatctgacctgttatccagaatgtctgggtcctggggatttccagataataaatgtttctataatCTGCATaccttaatctactagaaaatcatgtaaacatgtacAGATAATgcgtttctggataaaagatcccatacctgtagtagaaaatGCAGAGTAGAGTATTTCACTGTGATCAGTGCTAATTTGCTAAACATATTTTGGGCTTTTATAAATACCACTTGCACAACTAAGTTATCATTAGCATGCAATACGATACCAGTATCCTCTCTAAAACATCTACCTCTTTTCCTCTAACTCCCTTATAACTTCTGTCCTTTATCTAACTACTTAAATCATATTATTCCTATTAAATGTTAAGAAGCTACTTCACTCCTACTGATACAATTTCTTTctgcctattttttattttactcccTCATTCCTACTCGTCCTTATGATTATATACAACCACACATCCTTAAAGTTACCACTGAAAACTTGCATACACTCTACTATGCCATTATTTTGCCCATTGCACACAACATTCCAGCCCATTGATCTgcctgtgttaaaggggttgttcacctttgagttaacctttagtatgatgtagagagtaatattctgagacaattagcatcattttcattttttttattatgtgtggtttttgcattatatcgctgtttattcagcaactctccagtatTGCAATTTCAATCCAAATTGCCCTAGacattatttgaataagagactagaatatcaATAAGAGAGGCCTAAATTGAAAAATGATTAACAAAAATGAACAATAacgataaatttgtagctttacagaacgtttgtttttagatggggtcagtgacccccaattgaaagctggaaggtGTCGGAAGACAAAAGCaaatgaactataaaaaataaataatatagatgAAATGAACAGtctcttagaattggccattctaatccatactaaaatgtatcttaaaagtaaaccaccactttaagcAGTGCTCTATCCAAGAGAGGTGGTGTGAAGGCACGTAGGTACTCCCTCTATTGCCCCCTTCCCATCTGCAAAATTGTAAGTCAATTAGACAAGCGAGTTCAGGAGCAGCATGAGGAGCAGGCTGGAAAGGGGCCCTGGCCTCCCCAGGGTGCAAGTTATTCTTgagtgagcactaaggggcatgtcCTTTTATACACCaccctttattttacttttatcgGTTGTGCAGAGGGATAAAAATCCCCATAGCAGACACctcaataatttataaataaatgccttTATATAAATGTTCTTCCTATTAACATATAACCAACATGTTGTTAACAGAGATGAATAAATTGCTGTGCGTTCAAAAGCCTTCAAACCTGCATGAATATGTAATTCTGTTTTGGTGCCATGCAACAGCATTCAGAAAAAACAAGGCATctcccaaaaaacacaaaaaacaaatattcttatAAATTCTTCTCTGGAGAAGAAGAGAATGAAATTGGTATGTCAGCAGCTCTTTACCTTGGCATTTTCTTTGTTAGTTCCATTCTTTTGCCTTTGTGCATTATCCCTCTTTGTTGGATCCTTTCGATCTGAGATGACTTTGCAGCCTTTCTGATGGACTGGAAGCCGATCACTTGCAAAAGATCGACCGCAGTTTGAACATTTCAGCAACTGATCCTTAAAGCTTTGCCAGGCTGCCTCATTTTGTTCTTCTCGGCTGGTAGATTTAGATGGGTCAAGCTGAGGTTTCTGAGGAACAGGTCTGCGCTGTCCTTTCGGTAACCTATCattttctattttccatttttcaagACATTTTGGCTCATGGATAGGAAGAGATTTAGTGCCAAACTCTCTTCCACATATGTAACAAATTAAGGTTTTGGGCTTTGTTAGGCTAGCTAATTCCTTGGTATTAGAAAACTTGCTTTCTGTTTTTATAGTTGTGCTGGATTTTTTGTCATCTGTGCTCTTGAAGGTACCTAGGGTTTTTCCATTTGGTTTGCAACCTCTTTGGTGTACAATAAGTCGGTCGGGAAGAAATGTGCGGCCGCAGTTCCCACATGGTAGAAGCTGAGCTTGGGAACTTTTCCACGCTGCCTCGTTTTCAGTGATGTCTGAACCATCGGCACTAATCTGAGGTTTCACCGGGGCTGCTCTTCTCAAATGCTTTGGTAGACTGTCGTTTTCTATGTGCCATTTCTCTAGGCATTTTGGTTCATGTATAGAAATTGATTTGGACCCAAATTCCCTACCACAAATGTAGCACACTTTAAATCCCCGTCTTCTTCCTGGAATTACAGGTCTGTTAAACTGATTCTGTGACATTTGCTACTCTTTTTGATAATATTGCTGTTTCAGGTTTGGTTAATGTGGAATCACTATTGACGTCAGTTGCTTTAGTGGTCCCAAGTGTTTGTTTACTGTTAAACACCGAGTCACATACAGTCTGATTTTAGTTCAGATGGAGTACTTCTGTGGCTAAATTGATTGTTTATAGAGTTGCCTTTTCATGAGTCTTTTTTCATTGTCAGCTATACCTCATCCATTTGTCCAgtactttatacaggtatgtatTGCCTGAAATATACAATAGTCACAGTCAAAATAAAACAGTGTTTTGCAGATGAAATACCCTTCTTTATAGCTATAAAAGCTGCAGGCAAAGCTAATGTCTTGAACAGAAAGGCAATAACTCTAACACGGTTCTTAAGGGCTTATCACATATTTTGTCAAATAACTGTCTGGAAGACGAAAATTCCTTTAACCTGACTGAGTCCCTCATGTGATAGACATTTCAAAAtcatatactttgtttttataaagtcCCAATTTTGGAATTTTAGGTAAAAAGAAATCTATTGTTGCACAATGTGAAGACTTGCATTTAAGAAATGACCACAGAAATTCTAAAGATAACAGGGTCAGTCAAATTGCAATATAAATCTTTGTAAACAATTTCCTTTAATAGAAAGATTAATTATTTTACAAGAATGTCACCCAAAAAAAGCGCAGATGCCATTACATGCAGTCCTATGACATTGGCTGGAAGGGGCAGAATACACATCCCGACCTCTGTTTGCTTACAATTGTGTAACACGGGGGATGAAAGAAAACCGTttgcaattttggattttttttaatgttccgcCTGCAGTTTCTGTTTACCAGCTCCGATTTCATTGGTGGTTTGTAAACATCTTTTCTAACTGTTCCGTAGATGTCAGAATCCATGACTTTTATACAGTACGGGCAGGATGGAGCTCATGTTTGTGTTTGGCAAGACCAGTGAAAGGCTGTATTCTCTGCGAGTATACTCATAAACAGCAGCTGGCCTCCTTTGTCAGCCAAGAATTCCAATTCTTCACTATACAAGTTCCCTCTTCATCACAGATCTACTATTGattaggggtaatttatgaatgCAGCCACGATTGTGCTcacataaaaatggtgcaaatggGGCACACATTAATACAAAGGCACTTGTATTCAAAGACGCATCTCGCACTGATGTACAGTTGCGTTTGGCACCGGTTCATAGATCCTGCcgtgcacctagggttgccacttttcagCAGCTTGTACTAAGGGACGAGAGTGTGGGTGGTTACGGTCAGGAGATTGGGCATTGACGCCATGGGGTGGAACTGGTGATGCCAGGGGCGGAACCATAACATCATGGGGCGGACTATGATGGTGCAATTGGCAATTGACAGATTGCCATGTCATTCATGGGGAGTCCTGTCTGGGTTTCCTTATTTGCAAAACTAGGCAGGCAGTATTTACCTGGGCAGCCTCTCCAAAAACCAGACTGTCCGGGTCAAaatcggacaggtggcaaccctacagtaaGTGCACCTACTGCTGGAGGGAAACCCTGGAGGTACTTCCACCTTCAAACTGGCACTAATTCCAATGTTCCCTCAGCTGACTGGCACCCAGTTAATCACCCAAATGTTGTTATAACACCGAATGTCAGAAATAATGCGATCCCTACTCAATATGCACACATGGGGCTGCATTTCTTTTAAAGCATTGTGCACAACTTGACTGGGGAACTGTTTGAAAAAAACGCTGTGTTCTGGgtaaaaaacatgacaaattgtGTTCAAAATTGCAGTTTGCACAATGTACTTATGGTCACGAATGAGCACTATTGCATTATATtaaactttaacaaaaataattgGCCCTTTTGTCTTGTTATTGcgttaatatttttttacagtttatgttGTGGTTTATACTTTTGTTAAAGTGTCTGATGTGTCAGTCTGTCTTTCTGTCCATCTGCCTATCTGTCCCTGTTTTTTAAGGAGGGACGTTTGCTTTGTTACACAGGGACCAGCACTCCTGtgctcagggccaccatcatgggGGCACAGGAAGTACTACCATATCAAGGCTAAAGTGgtcccggctgtgctgcacttttcgaaataggCGGGCCCCCCTTGACACCGCCGAAGCTGTGCCTAAGCCGAACTGCCGAAAATCTGAAGTGCTGAAGATCTAAAGTCCTGAAGATCCAAAGTCCTGAAGAtccgaagtcctgaagagccaaagtcctgaagatcCGAAATCCTGAAGATCCAGagtcctgaagagccgaagtcctgaagagcagAAGTCTGGAAGATCAGAAGTCCTGAGGAtccgaagtcctgaagagccaaagtcctgaaAAGCTGAAGTCTGGAAGATCAGAAGTCCTGAAGATCCGAAGTCCTGAAGATCCGAAGTCCTGAAGATCCGAT
This region includes:
- the LOC108717336 gene encoding zinc finger protein 474-like; the protein is MSQNQFNRPVIPGRRRGFKVCYICGREFGSKSISIHEPKCLEKWHIENDSLPKHLRRAAPVKPQISADGSDITENEAAWKSSQAQLLPCGNCGRTFLPDRLIVHQRGCKPNGKTLGTFKSTDDKKSSTTIKTESKFSNTKELASLTKPKTLICYICGREFGTKSLPIHEPKCLEKWKIENDRLPKGQRRPVPQKPQLDPSKSTSREEQNEAAWQSFKDQLLKCSNCGRSFASDRLPVHQKGCKVISDRKDPTKRDNAQRQKNGTNKENAKVKSC